The DNA sequence CGTGGCGCGGCGCTGGCAGGAGAAGCACGGGCGGAAGCCCACCGAGGCCGACGTGGATGCCATGTTCGCCGAGTTCGTGCCGCTCCAGCTGGGGTGCCTGTCGGAGTACTCGGAGCTGATCCCGGGCACCCTTGAAGCGGTCGCGGCCATGCGCACGCGCGGGATCAAGATCGGCTCGACCACGGGCTATCTCACCGAGATGATGGACATCAACCGGAAGGACGCTGCCAGGCAGGGGTACGAGCCCGACTCGACCGTCTGCGCGAGCGATGTGCCCGCGGGCCGGCCGTACCCGTACATGTGCCTGCAGAACGTGATCAACCTCCAGGTCTGGCCGGTCTCGGCGTGCGTCAAGGTGGACGACACGGTGCCGGGTATCGAAGAAGGGCTCAACTCGGGCATGTGGACCGTGGGGCTCGCCATGAGCGGCAACGAGATCGGCCTGCCTCTCAAGGAAGTGATGGCTCTGGCGCCCGCGGACCGCGAGGCCCGGCGCCAGCGCGCCTACACCCGGATGCACCAGTGCGGGGCCCACTACGTCGTCGACTCCATCGCCGACCTCCTGCCCTGCCTCGACGACATCGAGCGCCGCCTCGCCCGCGGCGAGCGCTCCTAGCTTCGAGCCTCCCGCGGGTGAGCTCGTGAGGAGGCTCGCCGGGGCCTGTGCTAGACTGCCCGGGCCATGGAGCAGGGCGGCGACCTCCTCCTCGACGTCAGGAACCTCCACACCCAGTTCGCGATCTCGGGCGGCGTGGTGCGCGCCGTGGACGGGGTCTCCTGGGATGTGCGGGCTGGGGAGACCGTCGCCCTCGTCGGCGAGTCGGGCTGCGGCAAGTCGGTCAGCGCGCTCAGCGTCATGCGCCTCGTGTCTGCGCCGGCGGGACGCATCGTCGGCGGTCAGATCCTCTTCAAGGGACGCGACCTCCTCCAGCTCTCCGACGAGGACATGCGCGCGGTTCGCGGCCGGGAGATCGCCATGATCTTCCAGGAGCCGATGACGTCGCTGAACCCCGTCCTCACCGTC is a window from the Candidatus Methylomirabilota bacterium genome containing:
- the phnX gene encoding phosphonoacetaldehyde hydrolase — its product is MSFTYERRYRGKIQAVLLDWAGTTMDYGCMAPAVVFVEVFKRQGVPITMDEARAPMGAHKRVHIKKITELPPVARRWQEKHGRKPTEADVDAMFAEFVPLQLGCLSEYSELIPGTLEAVAAMRTRGIKIGSTTGYLTEMMDINRKDAARQGYEPDSTVCASDVPAGRPYPYMCLQNVINLQVWPVSACVKVDDTVPGIEEGLNSGMWTVGLAMSGNEIGLPLKEVMALAPADREARRQRAYTRMHQCGAHYVVDSIADLLPCLDDIERRLARGERS